The Antennarius striatus isolate MH-2024 chromosome 20, ASM4005453v1, whole genome shotgun sequence genome includes a region encoding these proteins:
- the hus1 gene encoding checkpoint protein HUS1 isoform X1, whose product MKFRGKIVDVACLNHFTRVITTISRLTRTCVLRLTPQHLFFILSGKVTNGGVSMWCELAQANVFDEFQMEGVSAEDNEICLEVTPDLLSRALRTLHNAKVVKVKLTRKLRPCLTVAAELPTLSSCSRVVTHDLPVDVIPRRLWHEFKEPNMPDFDVSIYLPPLKTMKNVVDRMKNLSNFLVMEANLNGEMNLKIETDLVSVTTHFKDLGNPPWGGDASQGGGASPSRDPGAMAQARVDIRKLQQFLVGQQVNPSKAMCNLVQDRVVHLILLHDDVSLQYFIPAVA is encoded by the exons ATGAAGTTTCGTGGGAAGATCGTGGACGTCGCGTGCCTGAACCACTTTACCC GTGTCATCACCACCATCTCCAGACTCACCAGGACCTGCGTCCTGCGCCTGACCCCCCAGCACCTGTTCTTCATCCTGTCCGGTAAAGTCACCAACGGGGGGGTCAGCATGTGGTGCGAGCTGGCccag gCCAACGTGTTCGATGAGTTCCAGATGGAGGGGGTGTCGGCGGAGGACAACGAGATCTGTCTGGAGGTGACCCCCGACCTCCTGTCCAGAGCACTGAGGACGCTGCACAACGCCAAGGTCGTCAAGGTCAAGCTGACCCGCAAACTCCGCCCCTGCCTGACCGTCGCCGCCGAACtg cccaCCCTGTCCAGCTGCAGTCGGGTCGTGACCCACGACCTCCCGGTGGACGTCATCCCCCGGAGGCTCTGGCACGAGTTCAAGGAGCCCAACATGCCAGACTTCGAt GTGAGCATCTACCTGCCTCCTCTGAAGACGATGAAGAACGTGGTGGACAGGATGAAGAACCTCTCCAACTTCCTG GTGATGGAGGCCAATCTGAACGGGGAGATGAACCTGAAGATTGAGACAGATCTAGTTTCTGTCACCACCCACTTCAAGGACCTGGGAAACCCCCCCTGGG gTGGTGACGCCTCCCAGGGGGGCGGGGCGTCTCCGAGCCGGGACCCGGGGGCCATGGCCCAGGCCCGGGTGGACATCAGGAAGCTGCAGCAGTTCCTGGTGGGGCAGCAGGTCAACCCCAGCAAGGCCATGTGCA ATCTGGTCCAGGACCGGGTTGTCCACCTGATTCTGCTCCATGATGACGTGTCGCTGCAGTACTTCATCCCCGCCGTGGCgtag
- the hus1 gene encoding checkpoint protein HUS1 isoform X2 — MWCELAQANVFDEFQMEGVSAEDNEICLEVTPDLLSRALRTLHNAKVVKVKLTRKLRPCLTVAAELPTLSSCSRVVTHDLPVDVIPRRLWHEFKEPNMPDFDVSIYLPPLKTMKNVVDRMKNLSNFLVMEANLNGEMNLKIETDLVSVTTHFKDLGNPPWGGDASQGGGASPSRDPGAMAQARVDIRKLQQFLVGQQVNPSKAMCNLVQDRVVHLILLHDDVSLQYFIPAVA; from the exons ATGTGGTGCGAGCTGGCccag gCCAACGTGTTCGATGAGTTCCAGATGGAGGGGGTGTCGGCGGAGGACAACGAGATCTGTCTGGAGGTGACCCCCGACCTCCTGTCCAGAGCACTGAGGACGCTGCACAACGCCAAGGTCGTCAAGGTCAAGCTGACCCGCAAACTCCGCCCCTGCCTGACCGTCGCCGCCGAACtg cccaCCCTGTCCAGCTGCAGTCGGGTCGTGACCCACGACCTCCCGGTGGACGTCATCCCCCGGAGGCTCTGGCACGAGTTCAAGGAGCCCAACATGCCAGACTTCGAt GTGAGCATCTACCTGCCTCCTCTGAAGACGATGAAGAACGTGGTGGACAGGATGAAGAACCTCTCCAACTTCCTG GTGATGGAGGCCAATCTGAACGGGGAGATGAACCTGAAGATTGAGACAGATCTAGTTTCTGTCACCACCCACTTCAAGGACCTGGGAAACCCCCCCTGGG gTGGTGACGCCTCCCAGGGGGGCGGGGCGTCTCCGAGCCGGGACCCGGGGGCCATGGCCCAGGCCCGGGTGGACATCAGGAAGCTGCAGCAGTTCCTGGTGGGGCAGCAGGTCAACCCCAGCAAGGCCATGTGCA ATCTGGTCCAGGACCGGGTTGTCCACCTGATTCTGCTCCATGATGACGTGTCGCTGCAGTACTTCATCCCCGCCGTGGCgtag